Proteins from a single region of Punica granatum isolate Tunisia-2019 chromosome 8, ASM765513v2, whole genome shotgun sequence:
- the LOC116188573 gene encoding protein ROLLING AND ERECT LEAF 2 yields the protein MGCAQSRIDNEESVSRCKDRRNLMKEAVTARNAFAAGHTGYAMALKNTGAALSDYGHGESEQSYPSAALHGEAAPDHHHAAPPPPPPPPMDSLPPPPPPLPNFSPSPLQRAVSLPEFSGPRRPGMPADGPASGTILEEDEENEGGAKVEHLHRPRRVNRASRNVSGGGGGGGKVHEEVAAPPLRGADNNQVPPMPESKGMAWDYFFMVDNMPGPTLGGPEEEDEEEEEEEEETEVMKDRNLHNEVENDRFREVGSAGNGVRANEPEEEPKTPEKVVEERVESVHIEHSKTAPADLRRVGKVAVVPGITLVKLLGDIDDHFLKASESAQEVSKMLEATRLHYHSNFADNRGHIDHSARVMRVITWNKSFRGFSNGDGGKDDFDADEYETHATILDKLLAWEKKLYDEVKQGELMKLEYQRKVSLLNKQKKRAVSTESLEKTKAAVSHLHTRYIVDMQSMDSTASEINHIRDEQLYPKLASLVDGMAKMWESMYFHHDTQQKIVNDLKSLDISHAPLETTRHHHERTVQLHRIVLDWVSQFEKLMIHQKQYVRALSGWLKLNLIPIESSLKEKISSPPRAQNPPIQALLHSWHDLLEKLPDELAKSAINSFAAVVKTIVDHQEEEMKLKERCEEARKEFMRKNQAFEDWYQKYMQRKGSEVGEEGTGNPNDPVVERQAAVESLKKRWEEEAEAHQRHCIQVREKSLGSLKIRLPELFRAMSDYAHSCSDVYMRLRSVTYARK from the exons ATGGGTTGTGCCCAGTCGAGGATAGACAATGAGGAGTCCGTCTCCCGCTGCAAGGACCGGAGGAACCTCATGAAGGAGGCGGTCACTGCCCGGAACGCCTTCGCCGCCGGCCACACGGGCTATGCCATGGCCCTCAAGAACACCGGCGCCGCCCTCAGCGACTACGGCCATGGGGAGTCCGAGCAGAGCTACCCGAGTGCTGCCCTCCACGGGGAGGCGGCGCCTGACCACCACCATGCTGCCCCGCCTCCGCCGCCTCCCCCGCCCATGGACAGCCTACCTCCGCCGCCCCCTCCGCTGCCTAACTTCTCTCCGAGCCCCCTTCAGCGTGCTGTGAGCTTGCCGGAGTTCTCCGGCCCGAGGAGGCCTGGCATGCCTGCGGACGGGCCAGCCTCAGGGACGATACtggaggaggatgaggagaaTGAGGGAGGAGCAAAGGTGGAGCATTTACACCGGCCTCGTAGGGTTAATCGTGCCAGTAGGAATGTGtcaggtggtggtggtggtggtggtaaGGTCCACGAGGAGGTGGCGGCACCGCCCTTGAGGGGAGCCGATAACAATCAGGTGCCGCCAATGCCCGAGTCCAAGGGAATGGCCTGGGATTACTTCTTCATGGTGGACAACATGCCGGGCCCCACCTTGGGTGGCCCTGAGGAGgaagatgaggaggaggaggaggaggaggaggagacggAGGTAATGAAAGATCGGAACTTGCATAATGAAGTTGAGAATGACAGGTTTCGGGAAGTAGGTAGCGCGGGCAATGGGGTCAGAGCCAATGAGCCTGAAGAGGAACCAAAGACTCCGGAGAAAGTGGTGGAAGAGAGGGTGGAGAGTGTCCATATTGAACACTCCAAGACGGCTCCGGCCGATCTCCGGAGGGTTGGGAAAGTGGCAGTGGTTCCCGGCATTACCCTGGTGAAGTTGCTGGGGGACATTGATGATCACTTCCTGAAGGCATCTGAAAGTGCACAGGAGGTCTCGAAGATGCTCGAGGCCACTCGTCTCCATTATCACTCGAACTTCGCCGACAATCGAG GGCATATCGATCATTCTGCAAGAGTGATGCGGGTAATTACATGGAACAAGTCATTCAGGGGCTTTTCGAATGGTGATGGTGGTAAAGATGATTTTGATGCAGATGAATACGAAACTCATGCCACCATTCTCGACAAGCTGTTGGCATGGGAGAAAAAGCTGTATGACGAAGTGAAG CAAGGTGAGCTCATGAAGCTCGAGTATCAAAGGAAGGTTTCTCTGCTGAACAAGCAGAAGAAACGTGCGGTGAGCACTGAGTCCTTAGAGAAAACTAAAGCAGCTGTGAGTCATCTGCACACGAGATACATTGTCGATATGCAATCCATGGACTCAACTGCCTCCGAGATCAATCACATTCGCGATGAGCAGCTGTACCCGAAGCTGGCTTCCCTTGTCGATGG GATGGCCAAAATGTGGGAAAGCATGTACTTTCACCATGATACACAACAAAAGATTGTGAACGACCTCAAGTCCCTCGACATCTCACATGCTCCTCTTGAGACCACAAGGCACCACCATGAGCGGACGGTCCAGCTCCACAGGATCGTACTCGACTGGGTGTCCCAGTTTGAGAAGCTCATGATCCACCAAAAGCAATACGTGCGGGCCTTGAGCGGTTGGCTCAAGCTGAACCTCATCCCTATTGAGAGCTCCCTCAAGGAGAAGATCTCATCCCCGCCTCGAGCACAGAACCCCCCAATCCAGGCCCTGCTCCACTCTTGGCACGACCTCCTAGAGAAGCTCCCCGATGAGCTCGCTAAGTCTGCCATCAACTCCTTTGCCGCCGTGGTAAAGACGATCGTGGACCACCAGGAGGAGGAGATGAAGTTGAAGGAGAGGTGCGAGGAGGCAAGGAAGGAGTTTATGAGGAAGAACCAAGCCTTCGAGGACTGGTACCAGAAGTATATGCAGAGGAAGGGATCTGAGGTCGGGGAAGAGGGGACCGGGAACCCCAACGATCCTGTTGTGGAGCGGCAGGCGGCTGTAGAGAGCTTGAAAAAGAGGTGGGAGGAAGAAGCAGAGGCCCACCAAAGGCACTGCATCCAAGTCCGAGAGAAGTCGCTCGGGAGCCTCAAGATCCGCCTCCCAGAGCTTTTCAGAGCCATGTCAGACTATGCCCACTCTTGCTCGGATGTGTACATGAGGCTCAGGTCCGTGACCTACGCTCGTAAGTAA
- the LOC116189603 gene encoding two-on-two hemoglobin-3, with protein MQSLQEKASEWSGVDLTDAFAIDSTNLFQRLGLQAFINLSTNFYTRVYDDDEEWFRSIFAGSKKEDAIQNQYEFFVQRMGGPPLYSQRKGHPALIGRHRPFPVTHQAAERWLHHMQQALDSTPEIDPDSKTKMMNFFRHTAFFLVAGDQLKNQSQQAPNCKHATSK; from the exons ATGCAGAGCCTGCAGGAGAAGGCCTCCGAGTGGAGCGGCGTTGACTTGACCGACGCGTTCGCCATCGACTCCACCAATCTCTTCCAGAGACTCGGCCTCCAGGCCTTCATCAACCTCTCCACCAATTTCTACACTCG GGTCTACGATGACGATGAGGAGTGGTTCCGATCGATTTTCGCAGGCTCGAAGAAAGAAGACGCTATTCAGAACCAGTACGAGTTCTTCGTGCAGAGGATGGGAGGCCCCCCGCTGTACTCTCAAAGGAAAG GTCATCCCGCACTGATTGGACGCCACAGACCATTTCCCGTGACACATCAGGCCGCAGAAAGGTGGCTACACCACATGCAACAAGCACTAGACAGCACCCCGGAGATCGACCCGGACTCAAAGACTAAAATGATGAACTTTTTCAG GCACACGGCATTCTTTCTCGTGGCAGGGGACCAGCTGAAGAATCAGAGCCAGCAGGCTCCTAATTGTAAGCATGCCACCAGCAAATAG
- the LOC116189529 gene encoding uncharacterized protein LOC116189529, which produces MATANGTGTGGRDARRRRIVDRGSDRLALITGRIQTLPSPPPTSPPDAPPPDQPHLPGGSHHREDKLAETLLPKLESAFDTPEASLLKHDSSSGYPIEDTSEAPAFEGQTGTDTSGLPNVEVGPKSETPSASLSASAPSSGNVHPSNLPANLLKFINPGQISSAIATSTSTRLLCSVIWGLLVVLSSIGFPILGSWIIRSMLTFRPLYLLLLTNVTIVAACIMSHKQPGHDRPTREENRNPSNDESGWVNHVGTSLELGFLLMKVLDAIVMDCSLYAVVVVSGLSFFGKFL; this is translated from the exons ATGGCCACCGCTAATGGCACCGGAACCGGCGGCAGAGATGCCCGGAGGAGGCGGATCGTGGACAGGGGATCCGACCGCTTGGCCCTCATCACCGGCCGGATCCAAACCCTACCGTCGCCTCCCCCCACTTCCCCGCCCGACGCCCCACCTCCCGACCAGCCTCATCTCCCTGGCg GCTCTCACCACAGAGAAGATAAACTTGCCGAGACTCTGTTACCAAAACTTGAGTCTGCTTTTGATACCCCCGAGGCTTCGCTGTTGAAACATGATTCTAGTAGTGGATACCCTATTGAAGACACTTCAGAGGCTCCCGCTTTCGAGGGTCAGACAGGCACTGATACCAGTGGATTGCCTAATGTGGAAGTGGGTCCGAAGTCTGAGACACCTTCCGCGAGTCTCAGTGCATCTGCCCCTTCCTCAGGCAACGTGCATCCGTCTAATCTGCCAGCAAATCTCCTGAAATTTATTAACCCGGGTCAAATAAGTTCTGCAATAGCAACTTCCACTAGTACACGCCTCCTATGTTCTGTGATATGGGGACTTCTTGTGGTCTTATCAAGCATAGGCTTTCCAATACTAGGCAGCTGGATCATCAGGAGCATGCTGACGTTTCGGCCCCTATATCTTCTCCTGCTCACCAATGTGACAATCGTTGCCGCCTGTATCATGTCCCATAAACAACCAGGTCATGACAGGCCTACAAGAGAAGAAAACAGGAATCCTTCAAACGATGAGAGTGGTTGGGTCAATCATGTCGGGACCAGTTTAGAGTTGGGTTTCTTGTTGATGAAGGTTCTCGATGCAATAGTAATGGACTGCAGCCTCTATGCAGTAGTCGTAGTCTCTGGCTTATCCTTTTTCGGGAAGTTCCTCTAG